A part of Sugiyamaella lignohabitans strain CBS 10342 chromosome D, complete sequence genomic DNA contains:
- the DUG3 gene encoding glutamine amidotransferase subunit DUG3 (Component of glutamine amidotransferase (GATase II); forms a complex with Dug2p to degrade glutathione (GSH) and other peptides containing a gamma-glu-X bond in an alternative pathway to GSH degradation by gamma-glutamyl transpeptidase (Ecm38p); GO_component: GO:0005737 - cytoplasm [Evidence IEA,IEA]; GO_component: GO:0005737 - cytoplasm [Evidence IDA] [PMID 14562095]; GO_component: GO:0005737 - cytoplasm [Evidence IDA] [PMID 17179087]; GO_function: GO:0004044 - amidophosphoribosyltransferase activity [Evidence ISS] [PMID 17179087]; GO_function: GO:0003840 - gamma-glutamyltransferase activity [Evidence IDA,IMP] [PMID 22277648]; GO_function: GO:0008242 - omega peptidase activity [Evidence IGI] [PMID 17179087]; GO_function: GO:0008233 - peptidase activity [Evidence IGI] [PMID 17179087]; GO_function: GO:0016740 - transferase activity [Evidence IEA]; GO_process: GO:0006541 - glutamine metabolic process [Evidence IEA]; GO_process: GO:0006751 - glutathione catabolic process [Evidence IMP] [PMID 17179087]; GO_process: GO:0006751 - glutathione catabolic process [Evidence IDA,IMP] [PMID 22277648]), with the protein MNFAVTDEHSVVVSRYVTSKTEEAASLHFSSGTRFFEYEPGQYRMERRDRGQNIVMIASEPLTFERSDWITIPTNTVVTVLDQTVLMHPIIDEYYQSDPALPRSSGLAESKGLVSPVVVNPSATTSPGVPPLEREGRRRDVATA; encoded by the coding sequence ATGAATTTCGCTGTCACAGACGAGCACTCGGTAGTAGTCTCGCGATATGTGACGTCGAAGACTGAAGAGGCTGCGTCGCTGCATTTTTCTAGCGGCACTCGATTCTTCGAGTATGAGCCGGGCCAATATCGCATGGAACGTCGTGATAGAGGCCAAAATATTGTCATGATTGCATCGGAACCTCTGACTTTTGAGAGGTCCGACTGGATAACCATCCCAACCAATACAGTAGTGACGGTGCTAGATCAGACTGTGCTCATGCATCCAATTATAGACGAGTACTATCAATCTGACCCAGCACTTCCTCGAAGCAGTGGACTGGCCGAAAGCAAAGGTCTTGTTTCACCCGTGGTGGTCAATCCTTCAGCCACTACCTCACCAGGAGTACCACCGCTCGAGCGCGAGGGTCGTCGCAGAGATGTCGCTACTGCTTAG
- the MRPL11 gene encoding mitochondrial 54S ribosomal protein YmL11 (Mitochondrial ribosomal protein of the large subunit; localizes to vacuole in response to H2O2; GO_component: GO:0005622 - intracellular [Evidence IEA]; GO_component: GO:0005762 - mitochondrial large ribosomal subunit [Evidence IDA] [PMID 9151978]; GO_component: GO:0005739 - mitochondrion [Evidence IEA,IEA]; GO_component: GO:0005739 - mitochondrion [Evidence IDA] [PMID 16823961]; GO_component: GO:0030529 - ribonucleoprotein complex [Evidence IEA]; GO_component: GO:0005840 - ribosome [Evidence IEA]; GO_function: GO:0003735 - structural constituent of ribosome [Evidence IDA] [PMID 9151978]; GO_process: GO:0032543 - mitochondrial translation [Evidence IC] [PMID 9151978]; GO_process: GO:0042254 - ribosome biogenesis [Evidence IEA]): MDTYTRLMRENPVVLVAHNGTLLKAEDNTLRSQIKKLGGKLVVTRSNLFNAVLRGLDHPDPASRDANKKYRFKAHPLGKLFKGPTAVIAIPELDPKKVEAIVKVLDKTNERLILLGGQVDGSALDRSGIDHFKSLPPIEQLRADLAGVLTVLGGAGLVQTLESSPKMLYLTLDAHRKNVSGESDE, translated from the coding sequence ATGGATACATATACTCGCTTAATGAGAGAGAATCCAGTGGTACTGGTTGCGCATAACGGTACCTTATTAAAAGCAGAAGATAATACGCTACGTTCACAGATCAAAAAGCTTGGTGGTAAATTAGTTGTGACCCGATCTAATCTTTTTAATGCCGTTCTGCGTGGCTTGGATCACCCTGACCCAGCCAGCCGAGACGCTAATAAGAAATACCGTTTCAAAGCACACCCTCTTGGAAAACTTTTTAAGGGACCCACTGCAGTTATTGCAATTCCTGAATTAGATCCTAAAAAAGTCGAAGCTATTGTAAAGGTCCTGGATAAAACTAATGAGCGTTTGATCTTACTTGGTGGTCAGGTCGATGGCAGTGCTCTTGACAGAAGCGGTATTGACCACTTTAAGAGTCTACCTCCCATTGAACAACTCCGGGCTGATTTGGCAGGTGTTCTTACAGTTTTGGGTGGTGCTGGATTGGTGCAAACTCTTGaatcatcaccaaaaaTGCTCTACCTTACTCTTGATGCTCATCGCAAGAACGTTTCAGGTGAGTCTGACGAATAA
- the ISM1 gene encoding isoleucine--tRNA ligase ISM1 (Mitochondrial isoleucyl-tRNA synthetase; null mutant is deficient in respiratory growth; GO_component: GO:0005737 - cytoplasm [Evidence IEA]; GO_component: GO:0005759 - mitochondrial matrix [Evidence IEA]; GO_component: GO:0005739 - mitochondrion [Evidence IEA]; GO_component: GO:0005739 - mitochondrion [Evidence IDA] [PMID 14576278]; GO_component: GO:0005739 - mitochondrion [Evidence IDA] [PMID 16823961]; GO_component: GO:0005739 - mitochondrion [Evidence IMP] [PMID 7607232]; GO_function: GO:0005524 - ATP binding [Evidence IEA,IEA]; GO_function: GO:0002161 - aminoacyl-tRNA editing activity [Evidence IEA]; GO_function: GO:0004812 - aminoacyl-tRNA ligase activity [Evidence IEA,IEA]; GO_function: GO:0004822 - isoleucine-tRNA ligase activity [Evidence IEA,IEA]; GO_function: GO:0004822 - isoleucine-tRNA ligase activity [Evidence ISA] [PMID 7607232]; GO_function: GO:0016874 - ligase activity [Evidence IEA]; GO_function: GO:0000166 - nucleotide binding [Evidence IEA,IEA]; GO_process: GO:0006428 - isoleucyl-tRNA aminoacylation [Evidence IEA]; GO_process: GO:0006428 - isoleucyl-tRNA aminoacylation [Evidence ISA] [PMID 7607232]; GO_process: GO:0070152 - mitochondrial isoleucyl-tRNA aminoacylation [Evidence IC] [PMID 7607232]; GO_process: GO:0032543 - mitochondrial translation [Evidence IMP] [PMID 7607232]; GO_process: GO:0006450 - regulation of translational fidelity [Evidence IEA]; GO_process: GO:0006418 - tRNA aminoacylation for protein translation [Evidence IEA]; GO_process: GO:0006412 - translation [Evidence IEA]), producing the protein MLLPRVSSRALAKTPLRSPCLARWNSTTSSTTDIYKKYADTLALPSSTFKSIASAEDIERYIQETGQDLYQWQRENLSKNGEKEVVFHDGPPYANGDLHLGHALNKILKDIINRYHVVKGQKVSYIPGWDCHGLPNELAALEKAKKKHGSKAVQSFTVQKKRELAYEHAMTMSLKQKEAFEGFAVMADWKQEGEKSIYRTLTTDYVLRQLVVFKNMVEKGLISRQERPVYWSVESGTALAESELQYGEHKTQTVVVRYPLVRVGDELSKMLSSAGLSVAELSVAIWTTTPWTLVANRAVAIHPEIEYGIVSTPTHGYIITAVSRYDEIPDHTPTGITFPGSALLGAKYDCPIRGESNFPILPATYVTSTSGTGLVHSAPGHGKEDYLMCKEYKILPYSPIDNYGRYTMDLAAPLKPLLTGLNARKEGQKVVLELLENANLLVSTSTIQHNIPFDWRSKTPVMVRSTPQFFADVGSIKEQALESLNQVKFYPESGKNRLTAFTVSRSEWCISRQRVWGVPIPVLYHKTTGETLMNSETIEHIIKTIESDGDKGLSNWFDNDDTNMTRWLPAQYASDANSYRRGTETMDVWFDSGTR; encoded by the coding sequence ATGTTATTACCGAGGGTCAGCTCAAGGGCATTAGCTAAAACGCCTCTGAGATCACCATGCTTGGCCCGTTGGAATAGCACAACCTCTAGTACCACGGATATTTATAAGAAATACGCAGATACATTAGCGTTACCAAGTTCAACATTCAAATCTATAGCCTCTGCCGAGGATATCGAACGCTATATCCAAGAAACTGGCCAGGATCTGTATCAATGGCAGCGCGAGAATCTATCCAAGAATGgtgaaaaagaagttgtATTTCATGACGGTCCTCCTTATGCCAATGGAGATTTACATTTAGGACATGCCctgaataaaatattgaaaGACATTATCAACAGATATCATGTTGTGAAGGGCCAAAAAGTCAGTTATATTCCAGGTTGGGATTGTCATGGTCTACCAAATGAACTGGCTGCTCTAGAAAAGGCTAAAAAGAAACATGGATCAAAAGCGGTACAATCTTTTACTgttcaaaagaagagagaatTGGCCTATGAACATGCCATGACAATGTCTCTTAAACAAAAAGAGGCATTTGAAGGATTTGCGGTTATGGCTGATTGGAAACAAGAGGGTGAGAAAAGCATATATCGTACCTTGACGACTGATTACGTTTTGCGTCAATTGGTGGTATTTAAAAATATGGTAGAAAAGGGCCTTATTTCAAGACAAGAAAGGCCAGTCTATTGGTCAGTGGAATCCGGTACTGCTCTGGCAGAGTCCGAACTTCAATATGGAGAACATAAGACGCAAACCGTAGTCGTAAGGTATCCCTTGGTTAGAGTTGGCGATGAGCTTAGCAAAATGCTGTCGTCAGCAGGGTTGTCGGTTGCTGAGTTATCAGTTGCCATTTGGACCACAACTCCTTGGACGTTGGTAGCTAATCGAGCAGTTGCTATTCATCCTGAGATTGAATACGGTATAGTAAGCACCCCTACACATGGATATATTATTACTGCTGTTTCGAGATATGATGAAATACCCGATCATACACCAACAGGCATTACTTTCCCAGGTTCCGCCCTTCTTGGCGCCAAATACGACTGCCCTATTCGCGGTGAGTCTAATTTTCCGATTCTTCCAGCCACTTATGTTACCTCCACGAGTGGTACGGGTCTCGTTCACAGTGCCCCAGGTCACGGCAAGGAGGATTACTTAATGTGCAAGGAGTATAAAATATTGCCCTATTCACCAATTGATAACTACGGAAGATACACGATGGACTTGGCGGCCCCTCTTAAACCCCTTTTGACAGGTTTGAATGCTCGGAAAGAGGGTCAGAAAGTTGTCCTTGAGCTTCTAGAAAATGCCAATCTTTTAGTATCTACTTCGACTATTCAGCATAATATTCCATTTGATTGGAGAAGTAAGACACCTGTGATGGTCAGGTCTACACCGCAATTTTTTGCCGATGTTGGAAGCATAAAAGAACAAGCCTTGGAGTCATTGAATCAAGTCAAGTTTTATCCCGAGAGTGGCAAAAATAGACTAACTGCATTTACCGTTTCAAGATCTGAATGGTGCATTTCTCGTCAACGAGTTTGGGGTGTACCCATACCAGTTTTGTATCATAAGACGACTGGCGAGACACTTATGAACAGTGAAACGATTGAGCATATCATTAAAACAATTGAAAGCGATGGCGACAAGGGTCTTTCGAATTGGTTTGATAATGACGATACCAATATGACTCGCTGGCTGCCGGCACAGTACGCATCGGATGCTAATTCTTATAGAAGAGGTACAGAAACCATGGATGTTTGGTTTGACAGTGGCACAAGGTAA
- the ECM2 gene encoding Ecm2p (Pre-mRNA splicing factor; facilitates the cooperative formation of U2/U6 helix II in association with stem II in the spliceosome, function may be regulated by Slu7p; GO_component: GO:0005634 - nucleus [Evidence IEA,IEA]; GO_component: GO:0005634 - nucleus [Evidence IDA] [PMID 14562095]; GO_component: GO:0005681 - spliceosomal complex [Evidence IEA]; GO_function: GO:0003723 - RNA binding [Evidence IEA]; GO_function: GO:0003674 - molecular_function [Evidence ND]; GO_process: GO:0008380 - RNA splicing [Evidence IEA]; GO_process: GO:0006397 - mRNA processing [Evidence IEA]; GO_process: GO:0000398 - mRNA splicing, via spliceosome [Evidence IGI] [PMID 9528778]), with product MSKADANKKTWEDSDVPALCESCLGPNPYVRMTREKYGLECKLCTRPFTVFRWSPEKGSKPRKTIICQTCARQKNACQSCMLDLTYGLPLAIRDAALNMANSGQMITSDAATNVIMKQYVAQKFEASQKSFAEEDEEREQNQLESGVEPGQLVISEQAKNLLRNLAKAMPHYRGPVGTDAAGTATGGAGSSRSGSSTSSNGRGNDGNSQPEISPAVKAKVSKIISKLPLNGSISPPPKDAAITSLFLMGVEDDLPEYKIRNHFQAYGPIKTLVLVHRARCAFITYEKRAHAETAAASLASSAGRLVINGCKLKAVWGRPHTLGSTYQENYLVGLAVKKSLRSSSAARSSTSTSKPQTKLASSKSQPNRQTTSNSPLAPPTGASVITYDSQRPDYEH from the coding sequence ATGTCGAAAGCCGATGCCAATAAGAAAACTTGGGAGGACAGCGATGTGCCGGCTCTGTGTGAGTCGTGTCTTGGTCCAAACCCGTATGTGAGAATGACAAGAGAGAAGTACGGTCTGGAGTGTAAACTGTGTACTCGACCGTTCACGGTATTCAGATGGTCGCCAGAAAAAGGATCTAAACCACGAAAAACCATTATTTGTCAGACTTGTGCCAGACAGAAGAACGCTTGTCAGAGCTGTATGCTTGATTTGACATATGGCCTGCCACTGGCTATCCGTGATGCTGCTCTTAATATGGCTAACAGTGGTCAAATGATCACAtcagatgctgctactaatGTTATTATGAAACAGTATGTCGCTCAGAAATTTGAAGCGTCTCAGAAAAGTTTTGCAGAAGAGGACGAAGAACGAGAGCAAAACCAACTGGAATCAGGGGTAGAACCTGGCCAGCTCGTCATCTCTGAACAGGCTAAAAATCTATTACGGAATCTAGCTAAAGCTATGCCTCATTATAGAGGACCTGTTGGTACAGACGCAGCAGGAACAGCAACaggaggtgctggttcATCGAGATCAGGTAGCAGCACAAGTAGCAATGGTCGAGGCAACGATGGCAATTCGCAGCCTGAAATATCTCCTGCTGTAAAGGCCAAAGTCAGTAAAATCATTTCTAAACTGCCTTTAAACGGGTCAATCAgtccaccaccaaaagATGCCGCCATCACTTCACTGTTCTTGATGGGTGTCGAAGACGACTTGCCAGAATACAAAATACGCAACCATTTCCAGGCGTATGGTCCTATTAAAACACTGGTGCTTGTGCACCGTGCAAGATGTGCATTTATTACCTACGAAAAGCGAGCTCATGCcgagactgctgctgcttcacTAGCATCATCTGCTGGCAGACTGGTCATCAACGGCTGTAAACTCAAGGCTGTTTGGGGCCGACCTCACACCCTTGGCTCGACGTACCAGGAAAACTATCTCGTCGGACTAGCAGTCAAGAAATCCTTGCGATCCAGCTCAGCTGCCAGGTCCTCGACCTCAACTTCTAAACCACAAACAAAATTAGCATCATCCAAGTCGCAACCAAACCGTcagaccaccagcaactcGCCCTTGGCACCACCCACAGGAGCCTCTGTGATCACCTACGACTCTCAGAGACCGGATTACGAACACTAG
- the ISM1 gene encoding isoleucine--tRNA ligase ISM1 (Mitochondrial isoleucyl-tRNA synthetase; null mutant is deficient in respiratory growth; GO_component: GO:0005737 - cytoplasm [Evidence IEA]; GO_component: GO:0005759 - mitochondrial matrix [Evidence IEA]; GO_component: GO:0005739 - mitochondrion [Evidence IEA]; GO_component: GO:0005739 - mitochondrion [Evidence IDA] [PMID 14576278]; GO_component: GO:0005739 - mitochondrion [Evidence IDA] [PMID 16823961]; GO_component: GO:0005739 - mitochondrion [Evidence IMP] [PMID 7607232]; GO_function: GO:0005524 - ATP binding [Evidence IEA,IEA]; GO_function: GO:0002161 - aminoacyl-tRNA editing activity [Evidence IEA]; GO_function: GO:0004812 - aminoacyl-tRNA ligase activity [Evidence IEA,IEA]; GO_function: GO:0004822 - isoleucine-tRNA ligase activity [Evidence IEA,IEA]; GO_function: GO:0004822 - isoleucine-tRNA ligase activity [Evidence ISA] [PMID 7607232]; GO_function: GO:0016874 - ligase activity [Evidence IEA]; GO_function: GO:0000166 - nucleotide binding [Evidence IEA,IEA]; GO_process: GO:0006428 - isoleucyl-tRNA aminoacylation [Evidence IEA]; GO_process: GO:0006428 - isoleucyl-tRNA aminoacylation [Evidence ISA] [PMID 7607232]; GO_process: GO:0070152 - mitochondrial isoleucyl-tRNA aminoacylation [Evidence IC] [PMID 7607232]; GO_process: GO:0032543 - mitochondrial translation [Evidence IMP] [PMID 7607232]; GO_process: GO:0006450 - regulation of translational fidelity [Evidence IEA]; GO_process: GO:0006418 - tRNA aminoacylation for protein translation [Evidence IEA]; GO_process: GO:0006412 - translation [Evidence IEA]) gives MLAERDNESPADYYLEGSDQHRGWFQSSLLTKIAVSKKYPAVAPFKTVITHGFVLDAKGQKMSKSLKNVVTPDELINGRSKKDRLGIDGMRLWISQSDYTSDISLSPVIINQVGSLLKKLRVSYKFLLGNLESVLHEPSYEQLRAVDKKVLSGLYQLSKDISQDYESLAFNRVVKRIQGHLSVDLSAFYFDIVKDRLYADAKDSVERRSIQYVLAQVLKVYVTCLSPITPLLSQEVWESSPDYIRQGHDSPFKAGWFNVPEEWHNADLEADFETLMKLRGLVNNVMEEGRGDKNVRSSLGSSVFLTVDDSSSLYEKLQEYRPFLEELFITSSVQLNSPIPDNLEWSYQSTATIADSDITVTVGPPALHKCPRCWQFTSEHESELCHRCEDVLHPTGH, from the coding sequence ATGCTTGCTGAAAGAGATAATGAATCACCAGCAGACTATTATTTAGAAGGTTCAGATCAGCACCGTGGATGGTTTCAGTCATCTCTTCTTACCAAGATAGCTGTGTCTAAGAAGTATCCAGCCGTGGCCCCTTTTAAAACCGTTATTACTCATGGTTTCGTTCTGGATGCCAAGGGACAGAAGATGAGCAAGTCTCTGAAGAATGTGGTGACTCCAGATGAACTTATTAATGGGCGTAGCAAAAAAGACCGCTTGGGAATCGATGGCATGAGACTTTGGATTTCCCAATCAGATTATACCTCTGATATATCTCTGTCTCCTGTCATTATCAACCAAGTTGGATcgctgttgaagaagctgcgAGTAAGCTACAAGTTCTTGCTCGGAAATTTAGAGTCGGTACTTCATGAGCCTTCGTACGAGCAGCTCCGCGCAGTTGACAAAAAAGTTCTTTCAGGACTCTATCAGCTGAGCAAAGATATATCTCAGGATTATGAGTCACTGGCATTTAACCGTGTGGTGAAGAGGATCCAGGGACACCTTAGTGTTGACCTGTCTGCCTTTTACTTTGATATTGTGAAAGACAGGCTATATGCCGATGCTAAAGACAGTGTTGAAAGGAGATCAATTCAATATGTACTCGCACAAGTCCTTAAAGTGTACGTTACATGCTTGTCTCCGATTACACCCCTATTGAGCCAAGAAGTTTGGGAGTCATCACCAGACTACATACGTCAGGGTCATGACTCGCCTTTCAAAGCCGGTTGGTTTAACGTACCGGAGGAATGGCATAATGCAGATTTGGAAGCAGATTTTGAGACGCTCATGAAATTGAGAGGGTTGGTTAACAATGTTATGGAAGAAGGAAGAGGGGATAAAAACGTCCGGTCTTCTTTGGGTTCATCGGTCTTTCTTACTGTTGATGATTCGTCCTCGCTCTACGAAAAATTACAAGAATATAGACCATTCTTAGAAGAACTGTTCATTACTTCTAGTGTACAGTTGAATTCTCCAATTCCTGATAACCTAGAATGGTCATACCAATCAACAGCGACTATTGCAGATAGTGACATTACTGTAACAGTTGGTCCTCCTGCCTTGCACAAGTGCCCTCGTTGTTGGCAATTCACGTCCGAGCACGAAAGTGAACTCTGTCACAGATGTGAAGACGTTTTGCATCCAACCGGCCATTAA